From the genome of Ptychodera flava strain L36383 chromosome 13, AS_Pfla_20210202, whole genome shotgun sequence:
GTAAGTGTGTTCATAATTTTACCAGTGGAATACAACAATTCACAAATTTTTACGTCAAGAATATTTATAATTGTACATATATAGATTCTTATCAATGCAGGCATTAGAGAAATATTTTATActattttaataaataaataaagaaataaagaaataaaaataaagtagACCATTACATGCCCGTCTGCCCGTCTCGGTGTGTTACGTCGTATCAGACCGAATGTCGATACTAAAACTTGCACTTTGATGTACAACGCTTTAATTCAACCATTGTTTGATTACTGTGATATTATTTGGGACGGGGCAAACAAAACTGATATTGATAGGTTACAATCACTTCAGCATAGAGCAGCCCGTATTATTCTGAACGATTTTGCAAGAAACGGACATCATTTTGTTAAAGCTGGGCCACAGCTATTGGCTACTCTTGGCTGGAATACCATTGAGTCGAGACGTCGAGGCCATGTGTGTCACATGTCATgatgtttaaatgtttaaattctAATCAAGGGGACATTGTTCCACCATACTTAGAAACCCTTTTCGATTGCTATAAATCAACACATCGTTATCAGACAAGAAATTCTCACAGATTTATTCTTCCCTCTTATAGAACAACTACAGCACGTAATTCCTTTATTTATCGtgcaataaattattttaacagTTTACCTGCTGTTTTTCACGATATCACCTCTGTATGCCAATTTAAACAAATGCTTAAAAAATATCCTCCAGTGTGATTATGTGTACGTTTTGCAGTATTGtatacatttggtatattgcTGTCTTTTTGTTGCCACGTGATTTTTACTTTGCCTATCTTGTTATGTATATTGCTTTTTATTCCCCTTAGTGTTATTTAAGTTTTATTTattacaatgttttattttattttacactggTCCTCCCTGGAAATCAGTACATTTTTTGACTGAGGGAGCTAAGCAGTGTaaagatgaataaataaataaataaataaataaacatggaAGCAAATCTTACTAAAACcaataacattttgcattttgtttgggctaaatatttgaagaataaatacaCACTAtacaaaacacgattggaactaatttgggataattggattttcattttttcacatttctcaaAACTGTTAGATggcctatagctgaatgttgcaatattgcaaataactcataaaaacgaatgtttaatgtaaaaagaaaagcaggtgagattacatttgtagattaaaacTACATTACTttgccatccaattatcccaaattagttccaaacgTGTTACAAAACTTTGTTGAACTCGATATCAGAACTTGAactgtatatcagaaaaaaaattaaaatgaggACTTTATCCCTTAAAATACCTCTGTTTAACACTTTTCTacaaaaattttacaaagcaGCTAATTTCTTGGAATGCTTGGTATCAAACACCAATTCAAGCAATCGAAAAAGCATTTTCTtaagaaatatttttaattctgaaaagctACCTTAAAATCGACACGACATatcttgtaacaacttacaAGTTACAGTATCTGAATGTCAACATCTGTTGGAACAAgaaaagtgaatttttaaagGACTTCATAAACTGTTTCTATGCAAGATTGTACGACTATCActtaaaaacaaaacgaaaaatcATATAGAAAATTCCAGATAGAAAGATAATCAAGAAGTGCCAGGATCTGTTTTGGTGAGGCCTGTATGATGCAACCACACACTGAACAGTGGTCCTGATCATTTCCAAATTTAGCGATGCTACAAAATGGAAACTATAAGAGAAGGCAGCGGCTTGCAGCATGGAATAGCCCAGTCATCCCCTAATGTTTTTTAAAGGCCATGTGCTGTACATCAAGCAGGGATATTGACAAAACTACAGGTATTTCTGAATTCATCTTTGAAGGTTTTGTACCTTTGAAGTAAAGTCAGTAATGTGCATGTGCAAacatataatattttcacataaatttaataatttttatgtTAGCGTAAAGAACTGTAATATTTGCtggttgtttttgttctgtgtgtctGCAGTTCGTTGTTTACTCCCCATGTTGACATACCAAGAATTTAAGTCATTTCATGTGTACACTGTATTGCTATTGCGCACAATTAAAATTACATACATATTGTgttaacaagctgaatacttggcACATCAATGAATTCTAAAgagtagaagaaaaaaacagtAGTCGATACACTGAACATTCCACgatagttacagctactgtaaTTACAAAGACTGTATACAatgcttttgttttttggtgAGAAAAATATAACTGAGACTTTACGggacaaaattttcaaattcctttGCAACGAATGAGTATTATGAACTGTTTACTGAAAAACTTCCCAACACTAGACATATCATTAACATCGCTAAACCACTGTCTCATTAATGAATGTCAGAATTCCTGACGAAAAAGAATGTCACGTGACATCACATCGCCTAATGTCTACCAATATGAGTTTTCTTttatcatttatatatttatgaatGTCAAGACAGGATAAAAGTTCATATTCAGACATTCATTTTGAGCTACAAAATACCTTCGTCGTAGCTAGTCAAGGTAATCTTGATCAGCGGAAAGGAAAGACGAATAGAAAAAGAACACACTATTTACAGTGGTTCACtatttacagtggtttgctttgaagcagtgGCATttgacgaactagacatattgaggtattgccaacactgtcaggtgcaattaagAGCTAAGCGGCAACATGAATCGATTATAAaggaatcaactctgcaaaagttgaaatattgtctAGCAGACGGCCAGACGTAGTCTAAACAACACCACTACATATGTCcaagcactgtccaagtcttatcacttgcttttaggtgtagttgttttgactacaacTGACCTGCTGCacgacaatgtttcaactttggctgagttgatttctctgtggtcgACAGGAATTACTGCAGAAccgataattacacctgacagtgttggcaactcctcaatttagacaatatgtctacttcgcgtaatgccaatgcttcaaagcaaacttCTGTAAAGCAACTCGATATTAGTTTACGCGTGATGATGTGAattgagtttattgtcataAGGAAAAATGCCCTTTAAtattcaaagtctgacactcaATTACGCActttaatgaaatatatttttgtcactgaTGATCTTAAAGTGACTTTCATAAGAAGTATAATATACGCACGAGCAGACCTGTTTCAcatgaataaaaatttaaataaagtTCTCCCTTGTTCGGTTATTGCCTAAACTTAAGTTACGTCAAACTTTTTGAAATTGCTCATGCTAATATCCTTCAGTATAATAAATAGAAAATCCTATTTGATTCCAcacatttgttttcaaaagaaatgtaATTCCCCTATATTAAATTTGCTCGCAATTGTTGCTTTGTAGTTCAATTTATGCGAAAGTAGTTGCTTAGGAAAAAAGTGCGTATTTCACACCGAGTAAATACCGATATACTGTTGAAGATTGGTGAATGATCGCTATAGTAGGTTCAGTTGTTGTTCGAATCATGGCCAAAGACTATCTGCAGCATATTGTCGCGGTGGATCATATAGAGCAATTGGCTCCGATTTTCCTATCGTTATCGACGGCAGCTATCATTGATGAATCAGTCTGTAATTGTTGGAGTGAGTCGTCGATGAACATATTTCATGTATGTCAAGAACATCAACTCGACGAAGAATTGCATAAACTCGACTATAGTAATGAAGGAAAACCCACAGTAGAGACCAAGAGTTCCACCAATATCACTCAACAGACTTTCCTCCTGTCAGAATGAtccaataaaataaaagtacatAGCCATAAAACTATCAAAACtaacaaacagacaaatatgAATGCTTCTGGTAATACAACTCCACCTGGTTAAAAACTCGTCGATATTTTTCCTCTCAGAGACTGTAAATGCTTAGTTGATTTATAAACTGAGATACTTTTGATAGACATTGAAGGACCAATTAATCAATCAAGCTTTTTCTGGAGAAGTTCACGAGCAATGGCGATAAGCCAGATAatcttttgttttgtgatgcctTACAATGTCATCTTCTATACTTATCTATGCATcgtttacatatatttctattaTTGACTGTAAAGGAACCACGATATTTCAAAAGTAACTAATAAATTGATATCTCCgtagagctaacacagggatagtttctattttgaatttcaaatgttgttaaatgttcggtaatttgtctctctagtacggTAACCAAACTTGCACAGTTATCCCTgacttttattattgatttggcaagagaatggttcaaaacTTCACTGctgaaagtctgagcaaaattttaaatcttttactttcactttcgaggcacatattCCCTGAAAAGCATACATGTGGCCTTTGTTTTCCGGtagatgaatttttgaaatgaatacataaaaacAGATATGCCAGGAgagctttgtttgtttttctagtcTTTGACCACACTTTTTCAAATACTCACTTGTTCTGTCTTCTGAGTACTACGTTTACGGTTAGCTAGGGcacaattttcactttttctgaaCAATACCTCTAGCCTTGCGAAATGAGAGACATCTAGTTTCTTAGCTGCATGATGTCATGGGATCATCctagtttttaacttttttcagaaTCTCGCTGGTATTAGCAATAATGGTAAATTAAAGTGTCAGCTGGAAGGAATTTAGGTCAGATAACGAGATATATAGTTTTCCATGCCTGAGTGGATTTGCTTGTCCTCGCTTTTTTAACAGTTTAGCTcgttttcattggaaaaatcgATATATTGGATGTCATCTGCAACTTACCGTGACTGCTGGTATTTCTTCAATGTTTTCGTAGTTGAGTTCATCAAAATATACTTCAAGGTTTATTAAGTTTTTGCTAGAGGATGAAAATCAATGGGGTGTTACACTGTCATGTTCTATATTAAACCAATTTAACGATTGTTTACGAGAAGCATTATGTAAAGGTTTGTATTCGTCCATTGTGGAACGGAAGCCGCCTTCGGTCGCCACGTCATCGGAGAGGATCGAAGTTTTTGTTGTGTAAAATCATTAATGTTCATTTGAATTcatgttcatatttttatgtttgaGACAATTTCACAGGAATTTAGATTCTCTGAATTTGCTCGTAATGACATCTAcggtcatttaacatttttcagGGAGATTCAATTTAACGGATTTCATCTGTCAGCGTAAACAGTCATATTAAATGTCAGTGAATAATGAATCCATCCACAGTAGTTTGACATCAGCGGTCGCAAGTGAATGGAACAATACGTCGGAGCCGTGGCGGACAAGTTAGTTGAAAGTTGCGCCCCCTTCCCCCTACTGTTGAGTCTACACTTATCGTCTGACTCAGCATAATGTCTCAGTCATTGTTGTCATGAGAATTGTTAGAAAAGTTTCATATTTACCTCACTGACTCAAAGTCGTTCAAATTGCGTGTCTTGTTATTCTTGAAGTGAACCTGTTTAACCAAGtgtttctacagagaaatattAAGAACAATACCTAGTTCATACTAAAACGCATACATATGGTCCCTATTTTTCCATAATTTCAGTGGAAATGGTGATCAAACGACGTCTTTAGAAATTTCGGTTGATTTTTCAGCTAAACATGACAAGTCAGATTAATTTGACGTTAATATGTTTTCTATCGTGTTGAACAAAAAACCTCACAATTTAGATGGTTACTCACAAAGTATGTATCGGACGGCCAGAGACCCTGAGAGATAGTGTACTCATACCATTCTTctctgaaaaataatgaaaaaatgcgaAAATGCTTTGAGTTAAGCAAAGGCAAGATTAAAATCATTGTACAGTGAATATTTTATCGACTAAACCTTCTCTTTAGCACTCTTAATTACATATGGCACaatgggaaaaaaagaaaatacacaGAAAGCAAATTGCCGCAACGGTAAGAGACTGTACAACTACTTAAAGGCAGTTGGTCTGGAAAAGGGAATCGCTTCGCCGTTGTTCAGTTAAATTTAGCATGAacgtcatatgcaaatatattgaACTTGtttattacttaagtttcattgGTTACTTACGCACAGGCCTGATTGCAGCCGCAGTCAAGTTTATCTCTGCTCAGAAGATAATACATAAATTGCTTGCAAACATCTACAACAATAATAAACAAGTTGAATGTTAGACATTCACAAACCGTgctggatgtctgtctgtctgtagagATTCAGTTGTCTATTTGTCTTTCTGTTTATCTTTCtgtttgtctctctctctgtctatcCGTCTGTCTGACTCGTCTCTACTTTGTGCCAATACCTTGTTCTCGATTGAGCAGCATACACCGCGTTGCATTGACCAACATAGTGTCTACACAGCCGCAGTTCCCAAACATCTTCGCCTGGACGCAGGTTTCTTCACAGATCTAGAGTGTATCATTGagaaaaaacatacaaaaaagaTTAAATAGAACACTGCATTATGAGAAAACTGTCTTACCAACTGGTTATCCTTGATGTCACATTTAGTTTGAAGATCTTTGTAAAGCACTTGTACACCTCCGTATACAATAGCACAACCCGGAAGGCCATGGTCTAAAACCTTTAAAACGATGCATTCagcgaaacaaaacaaaaaagattttATCTTATTTAGAATTTCAAGAAAGGGGTCGTGATAATCTTACCATTTGTGAATATTTGTCTCCGTAGATCGATTGGAATTTCTCTTCAGTTCTGCAGTTACCGTATGGGTCCGGTTTTCGCTTTATTCTTTTCTAAAATTGATTAAAGATGTATAGGCGCGTAAATACGTATGAACGTAAAGCCTATATGcacaatgtatgtatgtttgtgtttgtatggCGTACACACTGACTGGCACACCAAGTAGAAGAAAGGAGTGGGTCTGACATGAGTAAAGCTGGTGAAGAATCGTACAATCCTGaggaagaaaaacaagaaacacCGCTTACCTCTCGAATTCCCACTGATGAAATTGTACCGGGTGAGACAGTAAAACCCTCACTTGCAGGGATGGCGGGAAAGCCAGGTGGTTTTATTACAACACGCGCTCCGGAGTACCGTCCAAACAAGCTGATGTATTCATCTTGTTCGGTGTACAATATTAACTTCAGACCtgcagtattgaaaaaaaaacaccacatAATCCTGAGGTAATATGCAAGATATGTTTAACATGAAAATTATGAGCGGCCATATCGGTTAAAGGATAAACTatatgagagagaaagagagagagagagagagagagagagagagagagagagagagagagagagagagagaaagagagagagcggggagagggagagagagaaatagagacagagagatcaaaatcacttttctaTAAACCAAAGACCGTCTATTCCATTcaaattattgaaagtttgcGACACATGAACATTTACCATAAGTGTATAGAATATATCACGCATGGCTTTCCATGAGGATAATGTAATGGGAGACGCCTTGTTGCATTCCTTTAGAGGTAGCAACAATCAACGTATAAAATCCATTCATCCAATAACGATCGTTCAAGTCCGCAAATAAGAGTGTAAGTGATGGTAGACAAGAATGACATTCACAAAATTAACAATGATTAACAGTTCAATCAGTGATAGTATCCAGAGTGTGTGCCGTAGGGAACATCTTGATTTAAAGAGGTGataactgtaatttttgatattttctcgtTTAATTTTGTTCGATAACAAATCTTTGTAACGTAGAATGTACCAGGCTTGCTGACAGGATGCATTGTCTTAAATATGTTGTATTATTATAGGGATTTCGACATGATTTGGGATTACGAACAAAAAATGGAGATCATAAACAGACCGAAATTACGgcaaaaacatcaaaactaCAGATAATGGGGTTTTAAACTGTACACTGTGCCGTCCTATGCGACATACATCACATCTCATCTGAGCAATGATTACGGCTATGTTTGTCGTAAAGCGTCATATATTATACTTGATCAATTCTTACTTCAGGTTCGCTTCAGAAAATTGTACTCATCATGAAGAATTAAAAGTACCTTTCCGTTTTTGATCGTCGTAGCCGGGGCAAATCTTTaatatctgtaattttgatattgttttcattacctTCTTCGCAGTGTTTCTGCGCTcaaaacttccgttttgattcAAGAAGCGTCTGTGTGTTTCGAGAGTGTGCATACTTTCATTTGCTATATTTGCTTATGCCAAGCTAGAGCAACTAGTAAGAACTTAAAATGCTtccgtgtttcagtatatatcgCATTTGTCTCTAAATTTAAATTTCCCCCAagttgcaacttcattgaaattggaATGATCAAAATCGATATTGTGAACAATACCCACCGTAGATTTATTCCGAaaatcattaagtatacaaatatgtaattagctgaaatgaaatactaaatttctttgactgctgtcattttatcatcattttaCATAGCAAGTGTAATCGCCTTCAGACAAGCCTTTCaagccaaactgtgaaagctcattaaatatgcaacttatAAATTAGCCGACGCGAAAATGCATTTATCATCCTTTcactaattttgaaaaattcattaaatatacgaATTACCATCAGCCGACATAACAATTATCAAAAGCTTTGCTCAAGCCATTCCAGTTTAATGTGCCTAATTTTGAatgttcattaaaaatgcaaattatcgattagttgacatgaaaatgtaaagGTGTATTTTGCTAATACAATAATGTTGTATCTATGATGTACATAGCAATTTTCGTCAATTTAGTCAaatcaatccagatatatatccctaattattaAAGTTCGCTATATGTGCAAATCATGCCACCCGTCTATATTTGTCACGGCTGATATATCCtattgtgatcaacatttgtagcaaatctcgcCAAATTTTGTTCAGCGGTTCCCGATCACAGGATTGGCAGTAATATATTTCCTAGGGAAGTTAGAGTAAAGTAGGTTTTCTGAAAATTAAGAGCGGTAAAATGATGTAGCTTTTTTGGCAAGGCATGGTCGAGAAAAAGTAAAGAAGCATCTTACCATATTCGGATCCTGACTTTGTCGTATAGATGACTGTATCATTGCCTTGCAGGTGATTGAACCCAAAGCAGTTCCCGTACTCATCATCTTGATACGTGAGAAAATCACTTGAAAGCAAACAAGTTAAATCAATAAAGGTTGGATGGAAGTATTATATAATGAAACAGGGTTTAGGTTGAGGGCGTCAACATTCATTCGGACTGTCGAATTCACTGCAAACGAAATTCTTTTCAAGGCGGCGTTGCACAGCACCACCtcactttttttcaatatttctcgATATTCAATATTTATATAGGAAAACAGTGACTTCGAATAGTATTTCAAGAATGAAATGTGAACATCGAGACAATGAGACCCAACGAGAACGGAGTTATATtctctaaaatattgaaaacggAATACAAAAAGGAAGCCacgaaatcaggtgatttgcacaTAGATCTTTCCCAaccaaaaaccaaaaaacaaacgCTACCAATATTTCCATCTTTGATTTACAAattgctgaaaatattttgatttttgatcgATAGGATGTTTAATTAAATGTCACTTCCTACTTCTGTTTATGTTTTTACAAGCTTTGGACCAACCTCGCTGCGTTGCCGATAAATTTCACAGTGTGATTGGCTCGCGCAACGGATTATAAAGAAGTGGGTTGCCTGAAAGTACTGATAGAATGTAATAACATTTGGATAAAAGTTTGACGTCAAGTTGTCTataatattgaatttatcaaacatgTAATAAAACTTTATGTCTTGTTCGGAATAGGGTTTATTGCATTTGAggtaaacacaatgtatgatTCAACCCCCATAAATCTTTGGCTCTGagatttttacatattggtttgTATGAAAACTATAACATGCAGTTAGTTcagacacagacaaatagaaagacataCTGGCAACGGatattgttcaaggtgtgaaggcgttacgtaacccatccaagTACGCCTCGCCTCCGGCAGCTCT
Proteins encoded in this window:
- the LOC139148766 gene encoding acid-sensing ion channel 5-like, producing MYYLLSRDKLDCGCNQACAEEWYEYTISQGLWPSDTYFKHLVKQVHFKNNKTRNLNDFESVSKNLINLEVYFDELNYENIEEIPAVTEESLLSDIGGTLGLYCGFSFITIVEFMQFFVELMFLTYMKYVHRRLTPTITD
- the LOC139148589 gene encoding amiloride-sensitive sodium channel subunit alpha-like, with the protein product MFNLTTGTYFRCTKSGVWIHWSQYCNKVVDCEDASDETNCQKGRNASHTPTFEEILKFYPSLKEEYSLFEDFMEEYYDDHMFGRVSREDPPDWYGFIAYSKTADYSDLENVLKLTKDEVKTLGHQKEDFILDCTFDEASCSARDFLTYQDDEYGNCFGFNHLQGNDTVIYTTKSGSEYGLKLILYTEQDEYISLFGRYSGARVVIKPPGFPAIPASEGFTVSPGTISSVGIREKRIKRKPDPYGNCRTEEKFQSIYGDKYSQMICEETCVQAKMFGNCGCVDTMLVNATRCMLLNREQGIGTK